The genomic DNA TTCGACAAGGTGGACATCGAGAAGCTGGTGCAGACGGTGTCGGACGCGACCTGCCGCACCTTCATCCTGCCGGAGAACGTGCGCGGGAAGATCTCCATCCTCGGCCCGGAGAACGGGCGCGTGGAGGTGGACGCGGATCAGTTCTACGCCGCCTTCCTCGCGGCGCTCGACGCCAACGGACTGTCCGTCTACCAGCACGGCCGCTTCCTCAAGATCGTGGACAAGCGCGCCGCCAAGCAGAACCCCATCCCCACGCTCCTGGACGATGAGGCCGGCTACACGACCAACGAGCAGATGATCACCAAGCTGTTCCGCATCAAGAACGTGGAGGTGGAACCTCTGCGCGGCGTGCTGCAGCAGCTCGTGTCCAAGGACGGCGACACCATCCCGTACCCGCCGGACATCATCATCATCAACGACGTGGGCTCCAACGTGCGCCGCCTGGAGCGCATCATCGACCAGTTGGACACGCGCTCGGCCAGTGACGAGGTGCGCATCATCCAGGTGCAGTACGCGACGGCGCAGGACATCGCCGCCACGGTGCAGAAGCTCTTCGAGCAGAAGGGCGGCGCGCCGGGCGGACAGGTCAGCCGTGGCCCCCGCGGCACCCCGGCGGTGATGACGCCCCCGGGCGGCTCCATGGGCGAGACCATGCCCACGGTGGGCCCCACGGGCTCGGAGGGCGCGGGCGGACCGGTGACGTTTTCCCAGATGATCCCCGACGAGCGCACCAACAAGCTCATCGTGGTGGCCAGCCCCGCCGCCTTCGAGCGCATCCAGAGCCTCGTGCGCGAGCTGGACATCCCCACCGCGGGCACGGAGAAGATCAACGTCTACCCGCTGGAGAACGCCAACTCGGAGGAGCTCGCGAGCACCCTGCAGACGCTCTCCCAGGGCAACACCTCCACCCCTGGCCGGCGCCCCGTCCCCGTCCCCACCGCGCCGGGCGTGCCCCGCCCCGCGGGCGCCACGGGCGCCGCCGAGCTCTTCTCCGGCGAGGTGAAGATCTCCGCGGACAAGGGCACCAACTCGCTCGTCATCATCGCGAGCCAGAGCGACTACCGCAGCCTCGTGAAGGTCATCCGCCAGCTGGACAAGCCGCGGCGCCAGGTGTTCGTCGAGGCGGTCATCATGGAAGTCAACCTGGACCGCAACAACGACTTCGGGTTGAACCTGCACAGCGGCTACTCGCTGGCCACGCCGCTGGGCACGGGCTCGGGCCTGCTCGGCACGAAGTACACCTCCTCGGGCCTGCCTCCGTCCTTCTCGCTGGCCAACCTGGCCAGCTTCGGCGGCTTCCTCGCCGGTCTCCAGGGCCCCGTCATCCCGGAGCTCAAGGCGCTGGGCATCGACATCCCCTCCTTCGGCCTCGTGCTGCACGCCTTCCAGCAGAGCTCGGACGTGAACGTGCTCTCCACGCCCCACCTGCTCACCAGCGACAACGAGGAGGCGGAGATCACCGTCGGCCAGAACGTGCCCTTCCAGTCCGGCTTCAACCCCACGTCGCTGGGCACCGGCTCGGGCCTGGGCACGGGGCTCGGCGGCACCACGGGCGTCGGCTCGCTGCTGGGCTCCCTCGGCGGCCTGGGCAGCCTCTACGCCCCCATCACCCGCCAGAACGTGGAGCTCAAGCTCACCATCAAGCCGCAGATCAACGAGAGCGACTTCATCCGCATGGCCATCACCGAGCAGACGGAGGAGATCGCCTCCACGGACCCCGTGCTCGGCCCCACCACCTCCAAGCGCAGCGCCAAGACGACGGTGGTCGCCAAGGATCAGGAGACGGTGGTCATCGGCGGCATCATGCAGGAGCGCACCATCGAGTCCGTGTCCAAGGTCCCGGTGCTGGGAGACATCCCGCTGCTCGGCCACCTGTTCCGCTCGAACAACCAGCGCAAGGCGAAGACGAACCTGCTCTTGTTCCTCACGCCCTACATCATCCGGGAGCAGTCGGACTTCCGGCGCATCTTCCAGCGCAAGATGGCCGAGCGGCAGCAGTTCGTGGAGCAGTTCTACGGCCAGGTGGCCGGCTACGACGTGCCCGTGGACTTCAGCCGCAAGAGCGGGCCCCTGGGCCGCATGCGGCGGGTGCTCACCACCGAGGAGCAGAAGATCGAGAATGGCGGCCCCGGACAGGCCGGTGAGCGCATCCTGCGGCCGTCCGGTGGCTCGAGCGCCCCCTCGCCCGGGTCCCCCGCCAGGGAAGTCTCGCCGGGCCCGGAGGGTTCCATGACTCCAGCCCCAACGGAGGAGCCCGCGGTGGTGCCGCCTCCGTACACCCCGCCTCCTCCGGAGAATCCGGAGGAGCTTCGCATCCAGCCGGGTACCGGAGACCAGGGATAGCCCATGAGCCTGCTCGCAGACGCCCCCCCCGCCTCGCCCATCGCGGACGCCACCCAGGTGGTCTCCCACGGCCCCGCCTTCCTGTGTGGACGGCCGCTGGGGGAGATCCTCCGCCACACGAGTGGCCTCTCGGAGGACAAGCTCCAGGAGGCGCTGCAGCACCAGGCCGAGAAGGGCGGCCGGCTCGGGGAGATCCTCGTGGCCCAGAAGATCCTCACCGAGGAGGACGTGGCCAAGGCGCTCGGCCTCCAGCTGGATCTGCCCTACCTCGCGCGCATCTTCGTGGAGGAGGTCAACCCGGAAGTCATCAAGCGGGTGCCCATCAACTTCGCCAAGACGGTGCGCATCCTCCCCCTGTTCGAGGAGGAGGAGGCCGTGGTGATCGCGGTGGCGGATCCCCTGGACACCACCGTGTTGGATCACGTGCGGATGCTGCTGGGCAAGGACGTCCACCCGCGCATCGCCCTGGGCTCCACCATCACGGACGCCATCAACAGCGTCTACGACCGCGCCACGAACGAGGCCGAGCAGCTGGTGGACCAGTTGCACGCGGAGAACCTGGACTCCATCGCCCAGGAGATCGACGAGGCCAAGGACATCCTCGACGACGAGGGCGACGAGGCCCCCATCATCCGGCTCGTCAACTCGGTGCTCTTCCGCGCCGCCAAGGAGCGCGCGAGCGATATCCACATCGAGCCCATGGAGCGCGAGCTCATGGTGCGCTTCCGGGTGGACGGCGTGCTGCAGGAGATCATCAAGCCGCCCAAGCGCTACCAGAGCGCCATCGTCAGCCGCGTGAAGGTCATGGGGCAGCTGAACATCGCGGAGAAGCGCCTGCCGCAGGACGGCCGCATCCGCATCAAGCTGGCCGGCCGCGACATCGACATCCGTCTGTCCACCATCCCCACCACGTATGGCGAGCGCATCGTCATGCGTCTGCTCGACAAGAACACGACGCTCCTGGACCTGACCGAGCTGGGCATGGCGTCCCAGATGCTCGAGCAGATGGAACACGTCATCCGCCGCCCGCACGGCATCGTCCTGGTGACGGGCCCCACCGGTAGCGGCAAGACGACCACGCTCTACGGCGCGCTCTCGCGCATCAACACCCCAGACCTCAACATCCTCACCGTCGAGGACCCGGTGGAATACCAGCTCAAGGGCATTGGCCAGATGGCCATCAGCCCGAAGATCGGCCTGACGTTCGCCCAGGGGCTGCGCTCCTTCCTGCGTCAGGACCCGGACGTCATCATGGTGGGCGAAATCCGCGACAAGGAGACGGCGGAAATCGCCATCCAGGCGTCGCTCACGGGCCACCTGGTGTTCTCCACGGTCCACACCAATGACGCGGCGAGCGCCATCACCCGTCTGGTGGACATGGGCGTGGAGCCCTTCCTCGTGGCCTCGTCCCTCACGGGCATCCTCGCCCAGCGCCTCGTGCGCCGCGTGTGCCCGGACTGCCGCGTGCAGTACTCGCCCACCGACGAGGAGCTCAAGGAGATTGGCCTCAACCGGGTGACGCTGCGCGAGCGCCACGGCGTGGACAAGATCTACAAGGCAGCCGGCTGCCCCTCGTGCAGCCAGAACGGCTACCGCGGCCGTACGGGCATCTACGAGCTCCTGCTCGTGGACGACACCGTGCGCCAGCTCGCCCTCAAGAACGTGGACTCCTCCACCATCAAGAAGGCCGCTGTCGGCAACGGCATGCGCACGCTCCTGGATGACGGCGCCCGGAAGATCGCCATGGGCGAGACGACGATCGCCGAGGTGCTGAGCATCACCCAGGAAGACCTCTAAGGATCCCCCTCCATGCCAGTCTTCGAGTACAAGGCCCTGGATTCGGCCGGAAAAACCATCCGCGGGATGTTGGAGGCGGACTCCCCGAAAACCTTGCGCTCGCAGCTGCGCAAGGACAACAAGTTCCTCACCGAGGTCATCGGTCAGGCGGAGGGCGGCCGCGGCACGCCCAAGGGCGCCACCTCCGCCTCCGCCAGCCGCGACGTGAACTTCGGCAAGATGGCGCGCGGCCGCATCACCACGGACGACATCGCCATCACCACGCGCCAGCTCGCCACGCTGCTGGGCGCGGGCGTGACGCTGGTGGAAGCGCTCACCGCGCTCGTGGATCAGGTGGAGAAGGAGCGCCTGAAGATCATCCTGTCGGATGTGAAGGGCCGCGTGAACGAGGGCTCGTCCCTCGCCGACGCGCTCGCCATCCACCAAAAAGTCTTTGGCTCGCTCTACGTCAACATGATCCGCGCGGGCGAGCACTCGGGCGCGCTCGACACGGTGCTCCTGCGGCTGGCCGACTTCACCGAGAGCCAGTCCAAGCTGCAGCAGAAGATCATCGGCACCATGACCTACCCGGCCATCATGGTGCTGGTGGGCGTGGGCATCCTCACCCTGCTGATGGTGGTGGTCATCCCGAAGGTGACGAAGATCTTCACCACCATGAAGGCCACCCTGCCCTGGACCACGCGCCTGCTCATCTGGGCGAGCACCTTCCTGCAGGACTGGTGGTTCATCATCTTCCCGGTACTCGCGGGCATCATCTTCGCCCTGACGTCGTACTTTCGCAGCCCCAAGGGCAAGCCCGTGTGGGACCGCTTCGCGCTCAAGGCCCCCATCTTCGGCGGCCTGTTGCGCATGCTCGCCATCTCCCGCTTCGCCCGCACGCTCGCCACCCTGCTCAAGAGCGGCGTGCCCCTCTTGACGGCCATGGACATCACCAAGGCGGTGGTGACCAACTCCATCCTGTCGGACGTGGTGGAGAAGGCCCGGGACGCCATCCGCGAGGGCGAGAGCATCGCCACGCCCATCAAGCGCTCGGGCGAGTTCCCGCCGCTCGTCTACCACATGATCTCGATTGGCGAGCGCTCCGGCCAGCTCGAGGACATGCTCATGTCCGTGGCGGACAGCTACGAGAACCAGGTGAACGTGCGCATCGGCGCCCTCACCTCCATGCTCGAGCCGCTGCTGACCGTGGTGATGGGCGTGATGATTGCATTCGTGGCCTTCTCGGTCCTGATGCCGATCCTGCAGGTGAACTCGGCCATCCGGTAACACGAAGGAGTTCGCGCGATGAATGACACGCTCGACCGGTGGATCCAGCGCGTCACCCTCGCGGCGCTGCTCGCCCTGACGGCGGCGCTGCTCACGGTGGGGGTGCTCCTGTACGCCCCCCGGACGCCGCCGCCCCAGGACATTTTGACAGGAACCCACCGCTAACGGCCCGCTGACGTGCCGAAAAGTCACGAGAGGATGCACATGAGCGACAAGAAGACGCAGCAGCAGAAGCTCCGCCGCCGCCGCCGCGGCATGACCCTCATCGAGATCATGGTGGTCATCACCATCCTCGGCCTCATCATGGCCGCGGTGGGTGTGTCCGTGATTCCCAAGCTGGAAGAGGCCAAGCAGGACACGGCCCGCATGGACATCAAGACCATCCAGAACGCGATGAAGCTCTACTACACCAAGAAGGGCAAGTACCCGGACACGGGCACGGGCCTCAAGGCGCTGGTGGACACGAACAACCTGGAAAAGATCCCCGTCGACCCGTGGGGCAACGAGTACATCTACATGAACGAGGGCGGCAAGCCCGTCATCTCGTCCTACGGCGCGGACGGCACCCAGGGCGGCGAGGGCCCCGACGCGGACATCTCCTCGCGCGACGCCACGGCCCAGAAGTAGCAAGCAAGACAACCCCGAGGAACACGACCCATGACGCCCGAACACGCCGCCCCCACCCAGCCGCGCACCGAGCCAGAGGTACGCCCGACGCGCAAGGGGCGGTTCATCGTGGCGGGCGTCATCCTCGCGGCCACCGCGGGAGCCTTCGGCATCGCCCGGCTCACCTTCGACAAGACGCTCTCTCCGCTGCAGCGCCAGGCGCGCGCGGAGATCCGCGGCCTGGAGGGCTACTTCAAGTCCTTCCACCGCATCACCGGGCGCTTTCCCTCGCAGGCGGAGAACTTCTATCCGCTCCTGCAGGTGGGGCTCATCAAGGAGATCCCCATGGATCCCTGGGGGCGGCCCTACCAGTACCGCATGAGCGAGCGGGGCAACGGCTACATCATGACCTACGGCGCGGATGGCGTGCGCGGGGGAAAGGGTGACGCCGCGGACCTGGTCAGCGGGGGCGTGTTGAGCAACACCGAGGAGGGACCCGAGGAGCAGGCGAAGGAAGGCACGCCATGACGCGCCGCGAGCGGGGAATGACCCTCATCGAGATGTCCATCGCGCTCGGTATCGCCGCGGTGCTGTTCGCCGCCGTGACCGTGTCCGTGGGCTCCATCACCGGCGCCAAGGCCAAGGCCTCCGCCAGTGAGCTGGCCGGCGCCATCCGCTCGCTGTACGACACCGCCGCGCTCAGCGGCAAGACGTGCCGTCTGGTGTTCGAGCTGGCGGATCCCAAGGCGGACGAGGGCGTCACGCGCTACCACGCCGAGTGCGCCGCCGGAAACGTCACCACCTCGCGCGACCGCGACACGCTGCTGCGCGAGGACGATCGCGCCCTCGACGACGCGCGCAAGGGCAAGACCAAGAGCGACCCGCGCCGCAACTTCACGCGGGGCAGCGACGGCGAGCCCGGCCTGGACGAGCTGATGGCGCAGGAGGAGAGCCGGGTGGACAACGCCGCGCGCTTCTCCGCGTTCACCTCCGAGGAGATCAAACCCCAGCGGTTGCCGTCCGGGGTGGGCATCTCCGTGTGGACGCGCCAGCAGCGCGAGCCCGCCGACAAGGGCGTGGCCTACCTGTACTTCTTCCCCCAGGGCTTCACGGAGAAGGCCCAGGTCTACGTGCGCCAGGGCGAGAACGTCTGGACGCTCGTGCTCTCGCCCCTGACCGGCAAGGTCAACATCGTGGGCGAGGCGCTGGAGGTTCCCCGGTCATGAGACGCACGCGCGGCTTCACGCTGCTCGAGACGGTCGTGGCGCTCGCCATCCTGGCGCTCGCGCTCATGGCCATCTTCGACATCAACTCCGGCGCGGTGGCCAACCACGCCTACGCCAAGAAGCTCACCGTGGCCACGCTCCTGGCCCGCTCGAAGATGACGGACATCGAGCAGAAGCTCTACGACGAGGGCTTCTCCAACGATGACCAGGAGGAGTCGGGCGACTTCTCCGAGGAGGGCTGGGACAACTTCAAGTGGCGCGCGAAGATCGTCGCGCCGCGCACGGACGGCGTGTCGCCCGAGCAGCTCATCGGCGCCATCTTCAACCTGCCCATCGGCACGGGCGGAGACCTGAGCGGCATCGCGTCCATGTTCGGGGGCGGGGGCGGCACGGACGACAAGAGCGGCGGCTCGCAGACGACCACCGCCAACCCCATGGCGGGCGCGGCCATGGGCATGGCCCAGCCCATGTTCACCCAGATGGTGCAGCAGATCACCCAGACCGTGCGCGAGCTGCACCTGACCGTGTACTGGCGGGACGGCACCCAGGTGGAGAGCCTGGACCTGGTCACCCATATGGTGTCGCTGGGCGCGGGCTCGGATCGCAACGGGGGCTTCACGCCCAGCAACGGCACCCAGCCCGACTCGTACAACAACGCGTACGTGAACCCCGCCACGGGCCAGGTCGTCTCCAACCCCACCCGGGGCCCGGATGGCCGGATGGTGGATCCCGCGACCGGACAGCCCGTGGTGCCCCGGCCGGACTTCGACCGCCAGAGGGGGAGGCGCTGATGAACCGCTTCGCGCGCCGGGGCTTCACGCTCCTGGAGATCATGATCGCCGTGGCCATCACCGCGCTGATGGGCGCCATGGTGGGCATGGCCTTCCAGACGGGCTTTCACGCCAAGGAAGTGATCGAGGAGGAGGCGGACCACTACCGCATGCTGCGCGCGGCCATGAACCGCATGGCGCGGGAGATTGGCTCCGCGTACGTGAGCGACCGGTACGATCCCACGCGCTACCGCGACCAGAACGATCGGCCCAGCAACTTCATTGGCGAGTCGGACCAGCTCACCTTCACGACCTTCGCGCACCAGCGCCTGTACACGGACGTCAAGGAGTCCGACCAGGCGGTGGTGGAGTACTCGATCAAGACGTCCACGGAGAAGGGGGCCAACGGCCGCATGGATTTGATGCGCCGGGAGAACCCGAACGTCGATGACCGCATGGACCGGGGCGGGAGCACGGACGTGCTCTTCGAGGGAGCCAAGAAGATCGAGTTCGCCTACTGGGACAGCCAGCGCAAGGAATGGGAGGACGAGTGGGACACGCGCCGCACGGAGAAGAAGTCCATCCTCCCCACGCGGGTGCGCATCACCCTCACCGCCCTGGACGAGAACGGCAAGGAAGTGCGTTACACCACCCAGACTCGAGTGATGCTCAACACGGAGTTGCCCAGGTACTGACGATGAAGAACGCCTCCCCCCGCCGCAAGCAACGGTCCCAGCGCCGCCAGCGCGGCGTGGCGCTCATCATCGCCGTGGTGTCCATCACCCTGCTCACCGTGGTGGCCACCGAGTTCGCGTACAACACCCGCGTGGACCTCCAGCTGGCCACCAATCAGCGTGACGAGGTGCAGGCCCTCTACATGGCCCGCTCCGGCGTGGCGCTCTCCCGGCTGCTGCTGCGCTTCCAGAAGCAGGTGGACCAGACGCCCATCCCCAACATCGGCAGCATGCTCAGCCAGTTCACCGGCGGGGGCACGACGGCGCCCGGAGGGCAGCAGCCCGCGTCCTCGCTCAACATCCAGCTCTGGAAGCTGGCGCGCGTGGACTGCCACATGCTCAAGGGGTTGGTGCCGGGCGGCGGGGAAGGCGAGGAGGAGTCGAGCACGCCGGGGCCCGCGCTGCACGAGGACGAGGACTCGGACATCGCGGCCGCGCTGGCCGAAGCGCCGGCGAAGCGCTCCTTCGGCTCCTTCAACGGCTGCTTCCTGTCCACCATCTCCGACGAGGAGGAGAAGCTCAACCTGCAGCGGCTCAACGCGGGCCAGGGCGACGCGTTGCCCACCGCCATGCGGCTCATGGACCTGCTGGGCGACAAGCGCTTCGAGTTCCTGTTCTCCCGCGATGACGCCAACAAGGTGCGAGTGACTCCCCAGGACGTCGTCATCGCCATCAAGGATTGGATGGATGAAAACAAGACGACTTCCGCGTTGGATCTGGTGTCCGCGGCGGGCCCGTTCGTCGATGGCTTCTCCGACGAGGGCTCGGCCTACAGCCGCTATGATCCGCGCTACGAGCCGAAGAACGCGCGCTTCGACAGCATCGACGAGCTGTACCGGGTGCACGGGGTGAACGACCGCTTCATGGCGGCGTTCCGGGACCGGCTCACCGTGTACCCGGACCAGAACGCCAAGCCCAACGTCAACACGGATGATCCGTTGATGATGTACATGGCCATCCTGTCGGCGGCGGACCCCGCGCGGCCCGATCCCCGGCTGAGGGATCCCGTCTTCGTGCAGGAGCTCATCAGCCGCATCCGCGCCGCGCGCGCCTTCAGCTTCTTCGGCACGGGCGTGGCGGACTTCGTGAGCGCCATCGAGGGCGCGGGCATCGCCGTCAACCCGACCATCAAGGCCAACGTGGCGGGCAACCGCTTCCTGGGCGACAAGAGTACGACATTCACCATCAAGTCCGTGGGAGAGGCGGGGTCGGTGCAGAAGACCCTCACCGCCGTCATCCGCCTGGACGACGGGCTCGGAAAGCTCGTGTACTGGAGAGAGGAATAGCAATGGCCCGGATTCTCGGTCTGGACCTGGGCAGCCACTCGGTGAAGGGGCTGCTGATCGACACGAACGCACGAAGCTCGGCCGTGAAGGCGTGGGCCGAGGTGCGCCGCGCGGAGGGCGAGCGGCAGGAGACGCTGCGCACCGCGCTGCGGGAGCTGCTCGGCCGCCCCGAGCTGAGCAATCCCGACCATGTGGTGGTGGCGCTGCCCGGCCCTTCCCTGGTGACGCACCAGCTCGCCCTGCCCTTCTCGGATCCCAAGCGGATCGACGCCACCATCTCCTTCGAGGTGGCCAGCCAGCTGCCGTTCGACCTGGAGGAGGCCGTCTTCGACTACCAGGTCGCCTCGCAGGTGAAGGACAAGGGCAGTGAGCTGCTGGTGGGCGTGGTGCGCCGCCAGGAGCTGGCCACGCTCATGGCGCTGCTCAACGAGCTGGGCGTGGACCCGCGCGTGGTGACGCACCCGGGCATCACGTACCAGAACCTGCTCTTGCAGCAGGAGGTCTCCGACGAGGCGGTGGCCATCGTGGACATCGGCCACGAGCGCACGACGCTGGCCATTGGCCGGCCCGGCGTGGGCGTGGAGTTCGCGCGCACCTTCTCCGGCGGCGGCGTGAACCTCAGCCGCGCGCTGGCCACCGAGTTCCAGACGCCCCTGCAGGAGGCCCACCACTGGAAGGAAGCGCACGGAGCGCTGGCGAGCGCCGCCCAGGCCCAGGGCCCCGAGGGCGAGCGCGCCGCCACGGCGTTCGTGCGCGGTCTACAGCCGGTGCTGCGCGAGCTGCGTCCGTCCTTCAAGTCCTTCACCGCGCGCGCCCGCCGTCCGGTGAGCGCCGTGCTGCTGTGCGGTGGAACGGCCCGCATGCCCGGCCTCGCCGAGCAGTTGGGCAAGGACCTCGGGCTGCCCACGCGCGTGCTGACGCTGCCGTTCGGGGCCTCGGCGAACCTGCCCGAGGCGGAGCAGCCGGTGGCGATGCAGGCGTACTCGCTCGCGCTGCGCGGACAGGCCTCGGGGGCCAAGGCGCCGCGCTTCAACCTGCGCCGGGGCGAGTTCGCCTTCAAGGGCGACTACGACTACCTCAAGGACAAGGTGGGACTGCTCGCCTCGTTCGCCGCCACCCTGCTGCTGCTGCTCATCGCCAGCGGCGTGGTGCGCAACTCCGTGCTCGCGCGGCGCGAGGCCCAGGTGGACCGGGTGCTGTGCGACGTCACCCAGCGCATCCTCGGCTCCTGCGAGAAGAACTACGACATCGCGCTCAACCGGCTCAAGGGCGTGGAGAGCCCCACCTCGGCGCTGCCGAAGATGTCCGCCGTCAACCTGCTGGCGGAGATGACGCAGCGGGTGCCCGCGGACGTGCCGGTGACGTTCGACCGCATCGACATCGATCTGGAGCGCATCAGCGTGCGCGGCGTGACGGACAGCTCCAAGCAGATCGACACCATCGCCGCCGCCATCCGGGGCCACCGCTGCTTCAAGGAAGTGAAGGAGGGCAAGGTGGAGAAGACCCGCGAGGGCAACAAGGTGTCCTTCCGCCTGGACATCCAGGTGCAATGCGACGATCAGGCCCAGGCCTCGAGGGAGGGCTAGCACATGGACAAGCTTCGGGAATTGCTCAACGACGCGAAGGCCTGGTTCGAGCGGCTGACGAGCCGCGAGCGCAACATGGTGATGGCCACGGGCGGCGCGGTGCTCGCCTTCGCGCTCTTCCTCATCCTCTTCTCCTTCTCCAATACGGCCAGCGCCTACCGCAAGCGCACGGACCAGAAGCTCGGCAAGCTGCGCGAGGTGCAGGTGCTCGCGGCGAGCTACCGCGAGGCCACCCAGGAGCGCCAGGGCGTGGAGCAGCAGCTCACGGGCAGCAACGTGCGCCTCATCAGCTACGTGGAGGAGAAGGCCACGCTCGCCGGGCTCAGCGTGCCCAACATGACGCCCAAGAACGACGTGAACCTGGGTGACGGGCAGATCGTCGAGAGCTCGGTGGAGCTGACCTTCAC from Melittangium boletus DSM 14713 includes the following:
- the pilM gene encoding pilus assembly protein PilM, encoding MARILGLDLGSHSVKGLLIDTNARSSAVKAWAEVRRAEGERQETLRTALRELLGRPELSNPDHVVVALPGPSLVTHQLALPFSDPKRIDATISFEVASQLPFDLEEAVFDYQVASQVKDKGSELLVGVVRRQELATLMALLNELGVDPRVVTHPGITYQNLLLQQEVSDEAVAIVDIGHERTTLAIGRPGVGVEFARTFSGGGVNLSRALATEFQTPLQEAHHWKEAHGALASAAQAQGPEGERAATAFVRGLQPVLRELRPSFKSFTARARRPVSAVLLCGGTARMPGLAEQLGKDLGLPTRVLTLPFGASANLPEAEQPVAMQAYSLALRGQASGAKAPRFNLRRGEFAFKGDYDYLKDKVGLLASFAATLLLLLIASGVVRNSVLARREAQVDRVLCDVTQRILGSCEKNYDIALNRLKGVESPTSALPKMSAVNLLAEMTQRVPADVPVTFDRIDIDLERISVRGVTDSSKQIDTIAAAIRGHRCFKEVKEGKVEKTREGNKVSFRLDIQVQCDDQAQASREG
- the gspM gene encoding type II secretion system protein GspM, translated to MDKLRELLNDAKAWFERLTSRERNMVMATGGAVLAFALFLILFSFSNTASAYRKRTDQKLGKLREVQVLAASYREATQERQGVEQQLTGSNVRLISYVEEKATLAGLSVPNMTPKNDVNLGDGQIVESSVELTFTDVDLRKLYDFLSSVERGPGVVKVKSLRLEPHSTTDTLTAWTTVSTYKMKQ